The following proteins are co-located in the Rhodococcus opacus B4 genome:
- a CDS encoding LutB/LldF family L-lactate oxidation iron-sulfur protein — MTTFLGSPTFHPGTGNIRGTESFPDAARKALTDTQLRANLGAATTTIRNKRIAAVAEVDDWEELRRAGSALKADVMSRLPELLVQFEENVTARGGTVHWARDADEANRIVTDLVRATGSDEVVKVKSMATQETGLNEHLEENGIAAIETDLAELIVQLGEDKPSHILVPAIHRNRAEIREIFLNAMPGVDPDITDDPRALAMAARAHLRRKFLSARVAVSGANFGVAETGTLAVVESEGNGRMCLTLPDTLITLMGIEKLIPKFTDLEVFMQLLPRSSTAERMNPYTSMWTGVHPADGPQNFHVILLDNGRTNVLADEVGRSALHCIRCSACLNVCPVYERAGGHAYGSVYPGPIGAILSPQLTGTTGHDDPNASLPFASTLCGACFDACPVRIDIPSILVHLRAEQVDSERHGLPGGQDLAMKAAGFVMGSEKRFAAAETASKVGRLLGGRKGRITSLPYPGSKWTGSRDLPTPPKETFRQWWSRTHEDGEK, encoded by the coding sequence ATGACCACGTTCCTCGGCTCACCCACCTTCCATCCGGGCACCGGAAACATCCGGGGCACAGAATCTTTCCCCGACGCCGCACGGAAGGCGCTCACCGACACCCAGCTGCGCGCCAACCTCGGCGCCGCCACCACCACCATCCGCAACAAGCGAATCGCCGCCGTTGCCGAGGTCGACGACTGGGAGGAACTGCGCCGCGCGGGCAGCGCCCTGAAGGCGGACGTGATGTCGCGGCTCCCCGAACTGCTCGTCCAGTTCGAGGAGAACGTCACCGCCCGCGGCGGCACCGTCCACTGGGCGCGCGACGCGGACGAGGCGAACCGGATCGTCACCGACCTCGTCCGGGCCACCGGTTCCGACGAGGTGGTGAAGGTCAAGTCGATGGCCACCCAGGAGACCGGCCTCAACGAGCACCTCGAGGAGAACGGGATCGCGGCGATCGAAACCGACCTCGCCGAACTCATCGTCCAACTCGGCGAGGACAAGCCGAGCCACATCCTCGTCCCCGCCATCCACCGCAACCGCGCCGAAATCCGGGAGATCTTCCTGAACGCGATGCCCGGCGTCGACCCGGACATCACCGACGACCCCCGGGCGCTGGCCATGGCCGCACGAGCCCACCTTCGGCGAAAGTTCCTGTCCGCCAGAGTCGCCGTCAGCGGCGCGAACTTCGGGGTCGCGGAGACCGGGACGCTGGCGGTGGTGGAGTCGGAGGGCAACGGGCGGATGTGCCTGACGCTGCCGGACACCCTCATCACCCTGATGGGCATCGAGAAACTGATCCCGAAATTCACCGACCTCGAGGTGTTCATGCAACTGCTGCCGCGGTCGTCGACGGCCGAGCGGATGAACCCGTACACCTCCATGTGGACCGGGGTGCACCCCGCCGACGGTCCGCAGAACTTCCACGTGATTCTCCTCGACAACGGTCGCACCAACGTGCTCGCGGACGAGGTCGGGCGGTCCGCGCTGCACTGCATCCGCTGCAGCGCCTGCCTGAACGTGTGCCCCGTCTACGAGCGGGCCGGCGGGCACGCGTACGGGTCCGTCTATCCCGGGCCGATCGGCGCGATCCTCAGCCCCCAGCTCACCGGGACCACCGGCCACGACGACCCGAACGCCTCGCTGCCCTTCGCCTCCACCCTGTGCGGCGCCTGCTTCGACGCCTGCCCGGTGCGCATCGACATCCCGAGCATCCTGGTGCACCTGCGCGCGGAACAGGTGGATTCCGAGCGGCACGGACTGCCCGGCGGCCAGGACCTCGCCATGAAGGCCGCGGGCTTCGTGATGGGGTCGGAGAAGCGGTTCGCCGCCGCGGAGACGGCATCCAAGGTCGGCCGGCTGCTCGGGGGCAGGAAAGGGCGCATCACGTCCCTGCCGTACCCGGGTTCGAAATGGACCGGCAGCCGCGACCTGCCGACCCCGCCGAAGGAAACGTTCCGGCAATGGTGGTCCCGCACCCACGAGGACGGTGAGAAGTGA
- a CDS encoding LutC/YkgG family protein has translation MNARDEILSRIRHAIGDTPASPPVPRDYHRDAASGPGNVELFAHTVDDYRAQVHRADESTVADIVTGLIEEAARAVVPPDLPLSWRPRGDVVVDGDPAELSTLELDALDVVVTGCTLGIAATGTIVLDGGAGQGRRALTLVPDHHICIVRTDQIVDTVPQAFQALDPTKPLTFISGPSATSDIELNRVEGVHGPRTLDVVIVR, from the coding sequence GTGAACGCCCGCGATGAGATCCTGAGCCGCATTCGCCACGCGATCGGCGACACTCCGGCGAGTCCGCCCGTTCCCCGCGACTACCACCGTGACGCCGCGTCGGGTCCCGGGAACGTCGAGTTGTTCGCCCACACCGTCGACGACTACCGCGCGCAGGTCCACCGCGCCGACGAGAGCACCGTCGCCGACATCGTCACCGGGCTGATCGAGGAGGCGGCGCGCGCCGTCGTCCCGCCGGACCTACCGCTGTCGTGGCGGCCGCGCGGTGACGTCGTCGTCGACGGCGACCCCGCCGAACTGTCCACCCTCGAACTCGACGCGCTCGACGTCGTCGTCACCGGCTGCACCCTCGGGATCGCCGCCACCGGAACCATCGTGCTCGACGGCGGCGCCGGTCAGGGCCGGCGGGCGCTGACGCTGGTCCCGGATCACCACATCTGCATCGTGCGCACCGATCAGATCGTCGACACCGTGCCACAGGCCTTCCAGGCGCTCGATCCGACCAAGCCGCTGACGTTCATCAGCGGTCCCAGCGCCACCAGCGACATCGAACTCAACCGCGTCGAGGGCGTGCACGGTCCCCGAACCCTGGACGTCGTCATCGTGCGCTGA
- a CDS encoding alpha/beta hydrolase, protein MIRVVLVAVAVVALLIAAAWVLQRKLIYYPDTRPVPTAGGLIAGAEDVTLTTSDGLELGAWYVPPAVGEPRMTVLVAAGNAGNRADRALLASDLAAAGFATLLFDYRGYGGNPGRPSEEGLARDVRAARRYLVDERRVPPDRLLYFGESLGTGVVTELATEHPPAGLLLRSPFVDLAAVGRHHYPFLPVGLLLRDRFPVAEHVARVDVPTTVVYGTADVVVPPDQSARVAEAALGDVDTVVLAGAGHNDDVMFGGPEIVRATADLAARALRAP, encoded by the coding sequence ATGATCCGCGTCGTGCTGGTCGCGGTCGCCGTGGTGGCCCTGCTGATCGCCGCCGCGTGGGTGCTGCAGCGGAAGCTGATCTACTACCCCGACACCCGCCCGGTGCCGACCGCCGGCGGGCTGATCGCCGGGGCGGAGGACGTCACGTTGACCACGTCGGACGGCCTCGAACTCGGCGCCTGGTACGTCCCACCCGCGGTCGGGGAGCCGCGCATGACCGTTCTCGTGGCCGCCGGGAACGCCGGCAACCGGGCCGACCGGGCGCTGCTGGCCTCCGACCTCGCCGCCGCGGGCTTCGCCACGCTGCTCTTCGACTACCGCGGGTACGGCGGCAACCCCGGTCGGCCCAGCGAGGAGGGGCTGGCCCGCGACGTCCGGGCGGCCCGCCGGTACCTCGTCGACGAGCGTCGCGTGCCGCCGGATCGGCTGCTCTACTTCGGGGAAAGCCTCGGCACCGGCGTCGTCACCGAACTCGCCACCGAGCACCCGCCCGCGGGCCTGTTGCTCCGATCCCCGTTCGTGGACCTCGCCGCCGTCGGCCGGCACCACTACCCGTTCCTGCCGGTCGGGCTGCTGTTGCGCGACCGTTTTCCCGTCGCCGAACACGTCGCACGGGTCGATGTCCCGACCACCGTCGTGTACGGGACGGCCGACGTGGTGGTCCCGCCGGACCAGAGCGCCCGCGTGGCCGAGGCCGCGCTCGGCGACGTCGACACCGTCGTGCTGGCCGGCGCGGGGCACAACGACGACGTGATGTTCGGAGGCCCGGAGATCGTCCGGGCCACCGCCGATCTCGCCGCGAGGGCGCTCCGCGCCCCGTGA
- a CDS encoding PHP domain-containing protein has translation MDAVDALREIAFWLERSRDEGHRIGAFRRAADVIEYSTAEEREALAANGWVYQPDIGTEAAAIIRECADSVPLYLMYLRGSAEPIGLGGTELLEALRGDLHTHSDWSDGRCPLREMMRRAAALGHEYCAITDHSPRLTVANGLSSEQLLVQLNLVAELNVELAPFRVLTGIEVDILDDGSLDQDDDLLADLDIVVASVHSHLDTDRATTTKRMLQAVKSPHVDVLGHCTGRLVEGVRGPRPESKFDAERVFDACREYGTAVEINSRPERRDPPGRLIDLALNSGCKFSIDTDAHTTGHLAWQGYACERAAERGVEPTDVINTLPVAELLEWTGAPIRQ, from the coding sequence ATGGACGCCGTGGATGCGCTGCGGGAAATTGCGTTCTGGCTCGAGCGCTCGCGCGACGAGGGACACAGGATCGGCGCCTTCCGCCGGGCGGCCGATGTGATCGAGTACTCGACCGCCGAGGAGCGGGAAGCCCTGGCGGCGAACGGCTGGGTGTATCAGCCCGACATCGGCACCGAAGCGGCCGCGATCATCCGTGAGTGCGCCGATTCGGTGCCGCTGTACCTGATGTACCTGCGCGGTTCCGCGGAGCCGATCGGGCTCGGCGGAACGGAACTGCTCGAGGCCCTCCGCGGCGACCTGCACACCCATTCGGACTGGTCGGACGGCCGGTGCCCGCTCCGGGAGATGATGCGGCGCGCGGCCGCGCTGGGGCACGAGTACTGCGCGATCACCGACCACTCGCCGCGGCTGACGGTCGCGAACGGGTTGTCGTCGGAGCAACTGCTCGTGCAGCTGAACCTGGTCGCCGAACTGAACGTCGAGCTGGCGCCGTTCCGGGTGCTCACCGGAATCGAGGTCGACATCCTCGACGACGGCTCCCTCGACCAGGACGACGACCTGCTCGCCGACCTGGACATCGTGGTCGCGAGCGTGCACTCGCACCTGGACACCGACCGGGCCACGACGACCAAGCGGATGCTGCAGGCCGTCAAGTCACCGCACGTCGACGTGCTCGGGCACTGCACCGGCCGGCTCGTCGAGGGAGTGCGGGGACCGCGGCCCGAATCGAAATTCGACGCGGAACGCGTGTTCGACGCGTGCCGCGAGTACGGCACCGCGGTCGAGATCAACTCCCGCCCCGAGCGTCGCGACCCGCCGGGCAGGCTGATCGACCTCGCGTTGAACAGCGGCTGCAAGTTCTCCATCGACACCGACGCGCACACCACCGGGCACCTCGCCTGGCAGGGCTATGCCTGCGAGCGCGCCGCCGAACGCGGAGTCGAGCCGACGGACGTGATCAACACCCTGCCCGTGGCCGAGTTGCTGGAGTGGACCGGCGCGCCGATTCGGCAATGA
- a CDS encoding PhoX family protein has protein sequence MRLKPLALFVNYDGVSSRATVTCQYKCGNACSHDVPNTSGGEYFRDIARTALSRRGMLRGTGMAVLAVGAGSALAACSDDSGSGSATGGSDGAAPAGTNFGAVAPNTEDAVVVPDGYEQAVVIRWGDPVLPGAPAFDFDNQTAQAQAQQFGFNNDFAGLLPVEGQPNTFLLVVNHEYTTEPFMFKGYDAENPSPEQFQTALAAHGLSVVQVKGESGSGALTPDFGPYNRRITATTEFVVTGPAAGSDFLKTSADPTGTKVLGTLNNCSGGVTPWGTVLSGEENFNQYFANAELVTDPAVAARLKRYGVEGAASERKWERFDKRFDLAQEPNEVNRFGYVVEVNPWDATSAPVKHTALGRFKHEAATIHVTDDGTVVAYSGDDERFDYMYKFVSSRKMMDGNSQAAVRNNMTLLDAGTLYVAKFSGNSPDQIDGSGTLPSSGSFDGTGEWIPLLRTGEDGKGESLVDGMSAEEVAVFTRQAGDKVGATKMDRPEDFEPSPTTGKVYVALTNNTKRGVDGGAAADEANPRNNNKNGQVLELTDDHAGTAFTWNLLLVCGDPTAADTYFGGFDKESVSPISCPDNLAFDPHGNLWISTDGNALKSNDGLFSVVLDGANRGETKQFLTVPKGAETCGPIVGEDRITVCVQHPGELDDASADSPASHWPDGGDTQPRPAVVAVWKSGGRIGV, from the coding sequence GTGAGATTGAAACCCCTCGCACTGTTCGTCAATTACGACGGCGTGTCTTCGCGCGCAACCGTCACGTGCCAGTACAAGTGCGGGAACGCCTGCTCCCACGACGTGCCCAACACTTCGGGGGGCGAATACTTCCGTGACATCGCCCGCACGGCCCTGTCCCGCCGCGGGATGCTGCGCGGGACGGGGATGGCAGTCCTCGCCGTCGGCGCGGGCAGTGCACTGGCGGCCTGCTCGGACGATTCCGGCAGCGGAAGTGCGACCGGCGGTTCGGACGGCGCCGCACCGGCGGGAACGAATTTCGGCGCCGTCGCCCCCAACACCGAGGACGCCGTCGTCGTCCCGGACGGCTACGAGCAGGCCGTCGTGATCCGGTGGGGCGACCCGGTGCTGCCCGGCGCACCCGCCTTCGACTTCGACAACCAGACCGCCCAGGCACAGGCGCAGCAGTTCGGGTTCAACAACGACTTCGCCGGACTGCTGCCGGTCGAGGGGCAACCGAACACCTTCCTGCTGGTGGTCAACCACGAGTACACCACCGAGCCGTTCATGTTCAAGGGATACGACGCCGAGAACCCGTCGCCCGAGCAGTTCCAGACGGCGCTCGCCGCCCACGGACTGTCGGTGGTGCAGGTGAAGGGCGAATCCGGCTCGGGCGCGCTCACTCCCGACTTCGGTCCGTACAACCGGCGGATCACGGCGACGACGGAATTCGTCGTCACCGGCCCCGCGGCGGGCAGCGACTTCCTGAAGACGTCCGCGGACCCGACGGGAACGAAGGTGCTCGGCACGCTCAACAACTGCTCGGGTGGCGTAACCCCGTGGGGCACGGTGCTGTCGGGGGAGGAGAACTTCAACCAGTACTTCGCGAACGCCGAATTGGTCACCGACCCCGCCGTCGCCGCGCGTCTGAAGCGGTACGGCGTGGAAGGTGCTGCCTCCGAACGCAAGTGGGAGCGCTTCGACAAGCGTTTCGACCTCGCCCAGGAGCCGAACGAGGTCAACCGCTTCGGGTACGTCGTCGAGGTCAACCCGTGGGATGCGACGTCCGCACCCGTCAAGCACACCGCGCTGGGCCGGTTCAAGCACGAGGCCGCCACCATCCACGTCACCGACGACGGCACCGTCGTGGCGTACAGCGGCGACGACGAGCGGTTCGACTACATGTACAAGTTCGTCTCCAGCCGCAAGATGATGGACGGCAACAGCCAGGCCGCGGTGCGCAACAACATGACGCTGCTCGACGCGGGCACGCTGTACGTCGCGAAGTTCAGCGGCAACTCCCCGGACCAGATCGACGGGTCGGGGACGCTGCCGTCGAGCGGGTCGTTCGACGGCACCGGTGAATGGATCCCGCTGCTGCGGACCGGTGAGGACGGCAAGGGGGAGTCGCTCGTCGACGGTATGAGCGCCGAGGAGGTGGCGGTGTTCACCCGGCAGGCGGGCGACAAGGTCGGTGCCACCAAGATGGACCGTCCCGAGGACTTCGAGCCCAGCCCGACCACCGGCAAGGTGTACGTGGCGCTGACCAACAACACCAAGCGCGGCGTCGACGGCGGCGCGGCGGCCGACGAGGCCAACCCGCGGAACAACAACAAGAACGGCCAGGTCCTCGAACTCACCGACGACCACGCCGGCACCGCGTTCACGTGGAACCTGCTTCTCGTGTGCGGCGACCCGACGGCGGCCGACACCTACTTCGGCGGCTTCGACAAGGAGAGCGTCAGCCCGATCTCCTGCCCCGACAATCTGGCGTTCGACCCGCACGGCAACCTGTGGATCTCCACCGACGGCAACGCCCTGAAGTCGAACGACGGCCTGTTCAGCGTCGTCCTCGACGGCGCGAACCGCGGCGAGACCAAGCAGTTCCTGACCGTGCCCAAGGGCGCCGAGACGTGCGGTCCGATCGTCGGCGAGGACCGGATCACGGTGTGTGTGCAGCACCCGGGCGAACTGGACGACGCGAGCGCCGACAGCCCGGCGTCGCACTGGCCCGACGGCGGCGACACCCAGCCGCGTCCCGCCGTCGTGGCGGTGTGGAAGTCGGGCGGGCGGATCGGCGTCTGA
- a CDS encoding NmrA family NAD(P)-binding protein — MTEFLSRGAEIAVLGAAGKTGAAVVAALDGLAGVRRVVHTARRSGDHAVDLDTGAGLDEALSGCRAAYVIAPNVHPDEPALVRRVLAAAAAGGVEHVVYHSVAWPYTPAMPHHVDKAVCEDLVRTSGLRWTVLQPCAYAENFAAVLDGTATAVELPYSPDVTFSFVRLADVAEVAARVLAEGPEVHHGATYELGGPETLSVRALCDRASVPVKQVSVDEWMSRHGRDLTADGRARLSAMFEFYDRHGFLAGSAAIESLLGRPPT, encoded by the coding sequence ATGACCGAGTTCCTCTCCCGCGGCGCCGAGATCGCCGTTCTCGGCGCCGCGGGGAAGACCGGAGCCGCCGTCGTGGCGGCGCTCGACGGGCTCGCCGGCGTACGCCGGGTGGTGCACACCGCCCGGCGTTCCGGCGATCACGCCGTCGACCTCGACACGGGCGCGGGGCTGGACGAGGCGTTGTCGGGTTGTCGGGCCGCGTACGTCATCGCCCCCAACGTGCACCCGGACGAGCCGGCACTCGTGCGCCGGGTTCTCGCGGCCGCGGCCGCCGGTGGCGTCGAGCATGTCGTCTATCACTCGGTCGCGTGGCCGTACACCCCGGCGATGCCGCATCACGTCGACAAGGCGGTGTGCGAGGACCTGGTGCGGACGTCCGGACTGCGGTGGACCGTCCTGCAGCCGTGCGCGTACGCGGAGAACTTCGCGGCGGTGCTGGACGGGACGGCGACCGCGGTCGAACTGCCCTACAGTCCCGATGTCACGTTCTCGTTCGTCCGGCTCGCGGACGTCGCGGAGGTGGCGGCGCGGGTGCTGGCGGAGGGTCCGGAGGTCCACCACGGTGCCACCTACGAACTGGGCGGCCCGGAGACCCTCAGCGTCCGGGCCCTGTGCGACCGGGCGAGTGTTCCGGTCAAGCAGGTGTCCGTCGACGAGTGGATGTCGCGGCACGGGCGGGACCTGACGGCCGACGGTCGGGCCCGGTTGTCCGCGATGTTCGAGTTCTACGACCGGCACGGGTTCCTCGCCGGGAGCGCGGCGATCGAGTCACTGCTGGGCCGTCCCCCCACGTGA
- a CDS encoding hydantoinase B/oxoprolinase family protein, with the protein MTATLEPVAAQPVKPYRLTPVDGTTPDPVLVEIVAGYLASVEMEVETSISRTSRSPMIRDAHDFRAGIHDRNLRKLTGRSYSALVHPVARDFPLDTMKPGDVYFHNDVYLSEGGIGHLPDLCVTVPVFATRPGDTAPSVVAFVQAFGHHDDIGGCCPGSMPSGATTVYEEGLMVPPIKLWDQGVPNEAALRIMTRNSRMPDALAADLDAECSACLMGARRLTELFERYGCDTVEACFDAMMDATTETYRREILSKIPKGEYTWEDYAEHDGVDEPMLHRQRITLTKTGPEDEGGERLILDFNGTGPQAKGPINHCGDYADGNFLIKWLAPILRNLADSPERMAELDVNEGVVPLIEMKFPEKGTLITPIFPAPTNARTFVILRLLGVLAGVVAKAVDGNMPADQETIRYTGVYGEDFDGHSYLMREVLGGGSGGRHYADGEDTIHVVPDSRNLPTEFTESRFPFIVEKLGLAKDSGGAGRYRGGLGYEKHIRMLKDANFMSIADRSILSCWGVKGGKAGRPFSVVLDPGGPNEREFDALTDAEPIKAGEVVRIRTTGGGGWGDPLDRPVEEVVRDVLWGKVSAEGARLDYGVVLAASTEEPVADLDATEVLREQMRTERGLDEPFFDRGPGYERLSGGAKFAEFDFIDR; encoded by the coding sequence ATGACCGCCACCCTCGAACCCGTTGCAGCGCAGCCGGTGAAGCCCTACCGGCTGACCCCGGTCGACGGAACGACACCCGACCCGGTGCTGGTGGAGATCGTCGCCGGCTACCTCGCCAGCGTCGAGATGGAGGTCGAGACGTCGATCTCGCGGACCTCCCGCTCGCCGATGATCCGCGACGCGCACGACTTCCGCGCCGGCATCCACGACCGCAACCTCCGGAAGCTCACGGGCCGTTCGTATTCGGCGCTGGTGCACCCGGTGGCCCGGGACTTCCCGCTCGACACGATGAAGCCGGGCGACGTCTACTTCCACAACGACGTCTACCTGTCCGAAGGCGGCATCGGCCACCTCCCCGACCTCTGCGTCACCGTGCCGGTGTTCGCGACCCGGCCGGGCGACACGGCACCGTCCGTCGTCGCATTCGTGCAGGCGTTCGGCCACCACGACGACATCGGCGGCTGCTGCCCGGGATCGATGCCTTCCGGCGCGACCACCGTGTACGAGGAGGGACTGATGGTCCCGCCGATCAAGCTGTGGGATCAGGGCGTTCCCAACGAGGCCGCGCTGCGCATCATGACCCGCAACTCGCGGATGCCCGACGCGCTGGCCGCCGACCTCGACGCCGAATGCTCGGCGTGCCTCATGGGCGCCCGCCGCCTCACCGAACTGTTCGAGCGGTACGGCTGCGACACCGTCGAGGCGTGCTTCGACGCGATGATGGACGCGACCACCGAGACGTACCGTCGGGAAATCCTCAGCAAGATCCCGAAGGGCGAGTACACGTGGGAGGACTACGCCGAACACGACGGCGTCGACGAGCCCATGCTGCACCGGCAGCGGATCACGCTCACCAAGACCGGCCCGGAGGACGAGGGCGGCGAACGCCTCATCCTCGACTTCAACGGCACCGGACCGCAGGCCAAGGGTCCCATCAACCACTGCGGTGACTACGCCGACGGCAACTTCCTCATCAAGTGGCTGGCGCCGATCCTGCGCAACCTCGCCGACAGTCCCGAGCGGATGGCGGAACTCGACGTCAACGAGGGTGTCGTGCCGTTGATCGAGATGAAGTTCCCGGAGAAGGGCACGCTGATCACCCCGATCTTCCCGGCGCCCACCAACGCCCGGACGTTCGTGATCCTGCGTCTGCTCGGTGTGCTCGCCGGCGTCGTCGCGAAGGCCGTCGACGGGAACATGCCCGCCGACCAGGAAACCATCCGCTACACGGGGGTGTACGGCGAGGACTTCGACGGGCACTCGTACCTGATGCGTGAGGTGCTCGGCGGCGGCTCCGGCGGTCGGCACTACGCGGACGGTGAGGACACCATCCACGTCGTTCCCGACTCGCGGAACCTGCCGACCGAGTTCACCGAGAGCCGGTTCCCGTTCATCGTCGAGAAGCTGGGCCTGGCGAAGGACTCCGGCGGCGCGGGCCGCTACCGCGGCGGCCTCGGCTACGAGAAGCACATCCGGATGCTCAAGGACGCGAACTTCATGTCCATCGCCGACCGCTCGATCCTCTCCTGCTGGGGAGTCAAGGGCGGCAAGGCCGGACGGCCCTTCTCCGTGGTCCTCGACCCGGGCGGCCCGAACGAGCGCGAGTTCGACGCGCTGACCGACGCCGAACCGATCAAGGCCGGCGAGGTGGTGCGGATCCGCACCACCGGTGGCGGCGGCTGGGGCGACCCGCTCGACCGGCCGGTGGAGGAGGTCGTCCGGGACGTGCTGTGGGGCAAGGTGTCCGCCGAGGGTGCCCGTCTCGACTACGGAGTCGTGCTGGCGGCCTCGACGGAGGAGCCGGTCGCGGACTTGGATGCCACCGAGGTGCTGCGCGAGCAGATGCGCACCGAGCGTGGGCTGGACGAGCCGTTCTTCGACCGCGGTCCCGGGTACGAACGCCTCTCCGGCGGTGCGAAGTTCGCCGAATTCGACTTCATCGACCGGTGA
- a CDS encoding hydantoinase/oxoprolinase family protein, giving the protein MESRKIRVGIDTGGTFTDVVAVDEESGAVVTTKTPSTPADPAQGFLTGIEKVLAKLGETGDAIGAVSHGTTVATNKLLEGKVENLGFITTEGYEHVLEIARQSVPDGYGNSYFWVKPDRIVPADRVRTIGGRLAFDGSEIRPLVEDDVRTAARFFADRGIRTIGVCLMHSYANPSHEARVRDILLEEYPEATVSISSQVLREYREYERSITTLVDAAVKPNIRNYVNNIANRLREFSSDEGEARDIPFYVMKSNGGVLSAKEVVHQPITTVLSGPAAGALGAALIASVAGVEQVLTCDGGGTSTDVTVVVKGEPALTTEGRVGAYPSKIPMIDVVTVGAGGGSIAWQTPEGTLRVGPQSAGADPGPLCYGKGGSEPTITDAHVLLGRIPPHLLGGEIPLDTELARKGVEQLAHQLKLDFEACATGILEVSAWNQANALRQITVKRGLDVRDFTLVTFGGSGSLLACRLVDILNLKDVLVPLNPGNVSAFGLLTVDVRNDYVQTHVCRHDRLEIAELQSGLDALAAEAERALADEGFGESERKYARSADLRYLGQAFEVRVPVGEGPVTQELMDEAAERFHQAHQELYGYDFRGDPHQHVEWVNLRVSGIGPIKRPTLNEIAAGTGAESAVTGTRPAYFDEWVTTQVYDRALLGAGDVLEGPAVIEEFSSTIPVHPGFQARIDTFGNIRITKIADSNGANR; this is encoded by the coding sequence GTGGAATCCAGGAAGATTCGGGTCGGTATCGACACCGGCGGAACATTCACCGACGTCGTGGCTGTGGACGAGGAGTCCGGAGCCGTCGTCACCACCAAGACACCGTCGACGCCCGCCGACCCGGCGCAGGGATTCCTCACCGGAATCGAGAAGGTGCTCGCCAAGCTCGGCGAAACCGGCGACGCGATCGGCGCGGTCAGCCACGGCACCACCGTCGCCACCAACAAACTCCTCGAAGGCAAGGTCGAGAACCTCGGGTTCATCACCACCGAGGGGTACGAGCACGTCCTCGAGATCGCCCGCCAGTCCGTCCCCGACGGCTACGGCAACTCCTACTTCTGGGTCAAGCCCGACCGCATCGTGCCCGCCGACCGCGTCCGCACCATCGGCGGCCGGCTCGCGTTCGACGGCAGCGAGATCCGCCCCCTCGTCGAGGACGACGTCCGCACGGCGGCCCGGTTCTTCGCCGACCGCGGCATCCGCACCATCGGCGTGTGCCTCATGCACTCCTACGCCAACCCGAGCCACGAGGCCCGCGTCCGCGACATCCTGCTCGAGGAATACCCCGAGGCCACGGTGAGCATCTCCAGCCAGGTGCTCCGCGAGTACCGCGAATACGAGCGGTCCATCACCACGCTCGTCGACGCCGCGGTGAAGCCGAACATCCGCAACTACGTCAACAACATCGCCAACCGGCTGCGCGAATTCTCGTCCGACGAGGGCGAGGCCCGCGACATCCCGTTCTACGTGATGAAGTCGAACGGCGGCGTGCTCTCGGCCAAGGAGGTCGTGCACCAGCCGATCACGACGGTGCTGTCCGGACCCGCGGCCGGCGCGCTCGGCGCGGCGCTCATCGCGAGTGTCGCCGGCGTCGAGCAGGTCCTCACGTGCGACGGCGGCGGAACGTCCACCGACGTGACGGTCGTGGTGAAGGGTGAGCCCGCGCTCACCACCGAGGGCCGGGTGGGGGCGTACCCGTCGAAGATCCCGATGATCGACGTCGTCACCGTCGGCGCCGGCGGCGGCTCCATCGCCTGGCAGACCCCCGAGGGCACGCTGCGCGTCGGACCGCAGTCGGCGGGCGCCGACCCCGGCCCCCTCTGCTACGGCAAGGGCGGCAGCGAGCCGACCATCACCGACGCCCACGTACTGCTCGGCCGCATCCCACCCCACCTGCTCGGCGGCGAGATCCCCCTCGACACCGAACTGGCCCGCAAGGGCGTCGAGCAGCTCGCGCACCAGCTGAAGCTCGACTTCGAGGCCTGCGCCACCGGCATCCTCGAGGTGTCCGCGTGGAACCAGGCCAACGCGCTGCGGCAGATCACGGTCAAGCGCGGCCTCGACGTCCGCGACTTCACCCTCGTGACGTTCGGCGGATCCGGTTCGCTGCTCGCCTGCCGGCTCGTCGACATCCTGAACCTCAAGGACGTCCTCGTCCCGCTCAACCCGGGCAACGTGTCCGCGTTCGGGTTGCTCACGGTCGACGTCCGCAACGACTACGTGCAGACCCACGTCTGCAGGCACGACCGCCTGGAGATCGCCGAACTGCAGTCGGGGCTGGACGCGCTCGCCGCCGAGGCGGAACGCGCACTCGCCGACGAGGGCTTCGGGGAATCGGAGCGCAAGTACGCGCGCTCGGCCGACCTCCGGTACCTCGGCCAGGCCTTCGAGGTCCGCGTTCCCGTGGGGGAGGGCCCCGTCACCCAGGAGCTGATGGACGAGGCCGCGGAGCGGTTCCACCAGGCGCACCAGGAGCTGTACGGCTACGACTTCCGCGGCGACCCGCACCAGCACGTCGAGTGGGTCAACCTGCGCGTCAGCGGCATCGGCCCGATCAAGCGCCCGACACTCAACGAGATCGCGGCCGGAACCGGGGCCGAGTCCGCGGTGACCGGCACCCGTCCGGCGTACTTCGACGAGTGGGTCACCACCCAGGTCTACGACCGGGCGCTCCTCGGCGCGGGCGACGTGCTCGAAGGCCCCGCGGTGATCGAGGAATTCAGCTCCACCATCCCCGTGCATCCCGGTTTCCAGGCGCGAATCGACACCTTCGGAAACATCCGCATCACCAAGATCGCCGACTCGAACGGAGCGAACCGATGA